In Callithrix jacchus isolate 240 chromosome 18, calJac240_pri, whole genome shotgun sequence, one DNA window encodes the following:
- the RIT1 gene encoding GTP-binding protein Rit1 isoform X2 → MERWLFLGAAQEGPKRTMDSGTRPVGSGCSSPPGLSREYKLVMLGAGGVGKSAMTMQFISHRFPEDHDPTIEDAYKIRIRIDDEPANLDILDTAGQAEFTAMRDQYMRAGEGFIICYSITDRRSFHEVREFKQLIYRVRRTDDTPVVLVGNKSDLKQLRQVTKEEGLALAREFSCPFFETSAAYRYYIDDVFHALVREIRRKEKEAVLAMEKKSKPKSSVWKRLKSPFRKKKDSVT, encoded by the exons ATGGAAAG GTGGCTTTTCCTCGGGGCAGCCCAGGAAGGCCCCAAGAGGACAATGGATTCTGGAACTCGCCCTGTTGGTAGCGGCTGCAGCAGCCCCCCTGGGCTCTCACGGGAATACAAACTAGTGATGCTGGGTGCTGGTGGTGTAGGGAAGAGTG CCATGACCATGCAGTTCATCAGTCACCGATTCCCAGAAGATCATGATCCCACCATTG AAGATGCTTATAAAATCAGGATCCGTATTGATGATGAGCCTGCCAATCTGGACATTTTGGATACAGCTGGACAG GCAGAGTTTACAGCCATGCGGGACCAGTATATGAGGGCAGGAGAAGGGTTTATTATCTGTTACTCTATCACTGATCGTCGAAGTTTCCATGAAGTTCGTGAGTTTAAACAGCTTATTTATCGAGTTCGACGTACTGATGATACACCTGTGGTTCTTGTGGGAAACAAGTCAGACCTCAAACAGCTAAGACAG GTCACCAAGGAAGAAGGATTGGCATTGGCCCGAGAATTCAGCTGTCCCTTTTTTGAGACCTCTGCTGCATACCGCTACTACATTGATGATGTTTTCCATGCCCTCGTACGGGAGATAcgcaggaaggaaaaggaagcagtACTGGCCATGGAGAAAAAATCTAAACCCAAAAGCAGTGTATGGAAGAGGCTAAAATCACCATTCCGGAAGAAGAAGGATTCCGTAACCTGA
- the RIT1 gene encoding GTP-binding protein Rit1 isoform X1: MDSGTRPVGSGCSSPPGLSREYKLVMLGAGGVGKSAMTMQFISHRFPEDHDPTIEDAYKIRIRIDDEPANLDILDTAGQAEFTAMRDQYMRAGEGFIICYSITDRRSFHEVREFKQLIYRVRRTDDTPVVLVGNKSDLKQLRQVTKEEGLALAREFSCPFFETSAAYRYYIDDVFHALVREIRRKEKEAVLAMEKKSKPKSSVWKRLKSPFRKKKDSVT; the protein is encoded by the exons ATGGATTCTGGAACTCGCCCTGTTGGTAGCGGCTGCAGCAGCCCCCCTGGGCTCTCACGGGAATACAAACTAGTGATGCTGGGTGCTGGTGGTGTAGGGAAGAGTG CCATGACCATGCAGTTCATCAGTCACCGATTCCCAGAAGATCATGATCCCACCATTG AAGATGCTTATAAAATCAGGATCCGTATTGATGATGAGCCTGCCAATCTGGACATTTTGGATACAGCTGGACAG GCAGAGTTTACAGCCATGCGGGACCAGTATATGAGGGCAGGAGAAGGGTTTATTATCTGTTACTCTATCACTGATCGTCGAAGTTTCCATGAAGTTCGTGAGTTTAAACAGCTTATTTATCGAGTTCGACGTACTGATGATACACCTGTGGTTCTTGTGGGAAACAAGTCAGACCTCAAACAGCTAAGACAG GTCACCAAGGAAGAAGGATTGGCATTGGCCCGAGAATTCAGCTGTCCCTTTTTTGAGACCTCTGCTGCATACCGCTACTACATTGATGATGTTTTCCATGCCCTCGTACGGGAGATAcgcaggaaggaaaaggaagcagtACTGGCCATGGAGAAAAAATCTAAACCCAAAAGCAGTGTATGGAAGAGGCTAAAATCACCATTCCGGAAGAAGAAGGATTCCGTAACCTGA